One window from the genome of Rhodococcus sp. ABRD24 encodes:
- a CDS encoding PrsW family intramembrane metalloprotease has protein sequence MSASTLEQSTAAQRRAVVYRPESAVFWVFAGALVFGVISLMALNGAAMHATLDASLALVPVWLLFIVALVSLMLRFDPFRSVRRYPQVLAAGFSLGGTITLVMAMHGNDALGRIWQSVLDPEVYARWDAALSAPLIEEASKAMAAAVVLVLCAGVMNRISHALMVGMFVGFGFDVMEDLTYSVSGALSNLDSDLAGARDGLLVRIFTAVPSHWAFTSLTAVGVLLLLPSFDNRAGWTAGRRRLVAVGLFFSAWLMHFVWNSPNPDELQLPVMAAKLLFSLTLFLTIAALLLRHERRYVQARIDQARIDSTDPVSAVAPEILDSLPTYLMRRSLRRTARRGGGRGAARAVKLQQRHALDLIQESSVTRDAVPAGP, from the coding sequence ATGAGCGCATCGACCCTCGAGCAGTCGACCGCCGCGCAACGCCGCGCCGTGGTCTACCGCCCCGAATCCGCAGTGTTCTGGGTGTTCGCGGGCGCACTGGTCTTCGGAGTCATCTCCCTGATGGCGTTGAACGGGGCGGCCATGCACGCCACGCTCGACGCCAGCCTCGCACTGGTACCGGTATGGCTGCTGTTCATCGTCGCTCTGGTATCGCTGATGCTCCGCTTCGACCCTTTCCGCAGCGTCCGCCGCTATCCCCAAGTGCTGGCGGCCGGCTTCTCCCTCGGCGGGACCATCACGCTGGTCATGGCGATGCACGGCAACGACGCACTCGGCAGGATCTGGCAGAGCGTTCTCGACCCCGAGGTGTACGCCCGCTGGGATGCCGCACTGAGCGCGCCTCTCATCGAGGAAGCATCGAAGGCGATGGCCGCAGCAGTGGTCCTCGTGCTGTGCGCGGGCGTGATGAATCGCATCTCGCACGCCCTGATGGTCGGCATGTTCGTCGGATTCGGATTCGACGTCATGGAAGACCTCACGTACTCGGTGAGCGGTGCACTCAGCAACCTGGACTCCGACCTGGCCGGCGCCCGCGACGGCCTGCTCGTACGTATCTTCACCGCTGTACCGTCGCACTGGGCGTTTACGTCGCTGACCGCGGTCGGCGTGCTCCTGCTGCTCCCGTCGTTCGACAACCGCGCCGGGTGGACGGCGGGACGGCGTCGCCTCGTCGCGGTCGGGCTGTTCTTCTCCGCCTGGCTCATGCACTTCGTGTGGAACTCCCCCAACCCCGATGAGCTTCAGCTGCCCGTCATGGCGGCGAAGCTGCTGTTCAGCCTGACGCTGTTCCTCACCATCGCTGCGCTGTTGTTGCGTCACGAACGACGCTACGTGCAGGCGCGGATCGACCAGGCGCGCATCGATTCCACTGATCCCGTCTCCGCTGTCGCTCCGGAGATTCTGGACAGCCTGCCCACTTACCTGATGCGGCGCTCGCTGCGACGGACGGCCCGGCGCGGCGGTGGGCGTGGGGCCGCGCGAGCAGTGAAACTCCAGCAACGACACGCACTCGACCTGATCCAGGAATCAAGCGTTACCCGAGACGCGGTTCCTGCCGGCCCATAG
- a CDS encoding prolyl oligopeptidase family serine peptidase — MPRTRIDYGSEPQQFGHFYPPEGDADGPVPVVMVIHGGYWSGKYHLNLGTSFAVELSRSGVAVWNIEYRRIGDGGRWPEMSVDVVAALEAIAGPVAAASPVPLDLGRVRVVGHSAGGQLAVWLAGQHDTRVRPQLVVSQAGALDLASAAERGRRISYIEDLFGVPFDDDPELYRSASPQHRVPVGVPVFCLHGTEDVQVPAQVASRYHAAAQASGDPVELHLIDGEDHFAFLDPNARSWKLSRELLLAEQL; from the coding sequence ATGCCCAGGACCCGCATCGACTACGGCTCGGAACCACAGCAGTTCGGGCACTTCTATCCGCCGGAGGGCGACGCCGACGGACCGGTACCTGTCGTCATGGTGATCCATGGTGGCTACTGGAGTGGGAAGTACCACCTCAATCTCGGGACCTCGTTCGCGGTCGAGCTGTCCCGAAGCGGGGTAGCGGTATGGAACATCGAGTACCGCCGGATCGGTGACGGCGGTCGCTGGCCGGAGATGTCGGTGGACGTGGTTGCGGCACTCGAGGCGATCGCCGGACCGGTCGCGGCGGCGTCACCGGTTCCGCTGGACCTGGGCAGGGTTCGCGTCGTCGGGCACTCGGCGGGCGGTCAGCTCGCGGTGTGGCTTGCCGGACAACACGATACGAGGGTCCGGCCGCAGCTTGTCGTGTCTCAGGCCGGGGCCTTGGATCTGGCGTCTGCCGCCGAACGGGGGCGCCGGATCAGCTATATAGAGGACTTGTTCGGAGTTCCGTTCGACGATGATCCGGAGTTGTACCGTTCGGCCTCACCACAGCACCGGGTTCCGGTAGGGGTGCCTGTGTTCTGCCTCCACGGCACCGAGGACGTCCAGGTACCGGCGCAGGTCGCCTCCCGTTATCACGCGGCCGCACAGGCGTCCGGCGATCCGGTGGAGTTGCATTTGATCGATGGCGAGGATCACTTTGCATTTCTCGACCCGAATGCCCGCAGCTGGAAGCTCTCGCGTGAACTGCTTCTTGCCGAACAACTTTGA
- a CDS encoding 16S rRNA (uracil(1498)-N(3))-methyltransferase: MAATVFYLDPLPDVGQPAVLDGPEGRHAATVRRIKAGERLVLADGRGGIAEATVTAAAKDRLDLEVTARRAQQPPTPSVTLVQALPKAERSELAVELATEAGIDAVVPWQSSRCVARWEGAKTQKGVTRWRNAAVAAAKQARRSFVPEVSELHHTPQVLERVREVAGRGGVVAVLHESARQPFASLPLREASELVLIVGPEGGLSDDEVSALTAAGATAVLLGPTVLRTSTAAAVALGAIGVLTDRWCAAPLDEACGAAPLE, translated from the coding sequence ATGGCCGCGACGGTCTTCTATCTCGATCCGCTGCCCGACGTCGGGCAGCCGGCTGTTCTCGACGGCCCGGAGGGTCGGCACGCCGCGACGGTGCGCCGGATCAAGGCCGGCGAACGGTTGGTGCTCGCCGACGGCCGAGGCGGTATCGCCGAAGCGACGGTCACCGCCGCCGCGAAGGATCGGCTCGACCTCGAGGTTACTGCCCGACGCGCCCAGCAGCCGCCGACCCCGTCGGTGACGCTGGTGCAGGCCCTGCCCAAGGCGGAGCGGTCCGAGCTGGCCGTTGAACTCGCCACCGAGGCGGGTATCGACGCGGTGGTGCCGTGGCAGTCGTCCCGGTGTGTCGCGCGATGGGAGGGCGCCAAGACGCAGAAGGGTGTTACCCGTTGGCGCAACGCGGCGGTTGCTGCGGCAAAGCAGGCTCGGCGCTCGTTCGTGCCGGAGGTCTCTGAACTGCACCACACACCGCAGGTCCTCGAGCGGGTGCGGGAGGTGGCCGGCCGCGGCGGAGTCGTGGCGGTGCTGCACGAGTCCGCTCGACAGCCGTTCGCATCGCTGCCGTTGCGTGAGGCGTCCGAGCTGGTCCTGATTGTCGGCCCTGAGGGTGGCTTGTCCGACGACGAGGTGTCCGCGCTCACTGCAGCCGGCGCCACCGCGGTGTTGCTCGGTCCGACGGTGCTGCGTACCTCGACCGCTGCCGCGGTGGCGCTCGGGGCAATCGGTGTCCTCACCGACCGCTGGTGCGCGGCCCCACTCGACGAGGCCTGCGGCGCAGCTCCGCTGGAGTGA
- the dnaJ gene encoding molecular chaperone DnaJ has protein sequence MARDYYGTLGVAPKATDQEIKRAYRKLARELHPDVNPDETAQARFREVSTAYEVLSDPEKRRIVDLGGDPLESGAGGAGAGFGGAGFGGLGDVFEAFFGGAGGGRGPRGRVQPGADSLLRTKLTLAECATGVTKQITVDTAILCDGCTGSGTNGDSQPVRCETCGGAGEVQSVQRSFLGQVMTSRPCPTCRGAGETIPDPCHKCGGDGRVRARRDISVKVPAGVSNGMRIRLASQGEVGPGGGHPGDLYVEVVEQQHEVFVRDGDDLHCTIRVPMVDAALGTTVTLETIIDGPTEITVDPGTQPGSVSVLRGHGMPKLRSGVRGDVHAHLEVVIPTRLDGKQSKLLQEFKNHRDRDHAEVVSTGSQHSGGLFSRLRDAFSGR, from the coding sequence GTGGCACGGGATTACTACGGCACACTCGGCGTCGCGCCGAAGGCGACCGACCAGGAGATCAAGCGGGCGTACCGCAAGCTTGCGCGGGAACTGCATCCGGACGTCAATCCGGACGAGACGGCGCAGGCGCGTTTCCGTGAGGTCTCCACCGCGTACGAGGTGCTGTCGGATCCGGAGAAACGGCGGATCGTCGACCTTGGTGGCGACCCGCTCGAATCGGGGGCCGGCGGCGCCGGTGCAGGTTTCGGCGGCGCAGGTTTCGGCGGTCTCGGCGACGTGTTCGAGGCATTCTTCGGCGGAGCGGGCGGTGGCCGCGGACCCCGGGGCCGTGTGCAGCCGGGCGCCGATTCGCTGCTGCGTACCAAGTTGACCCTCGCCGAGTGCGCCACCGGAGTCACGAAGCAGATCACCGTCGACACCGCGATCCTGTGCGATGGGTGCACCGGGTCGGGCACCAACGGGGACTCCCAGCCGGTCCGCTGTGAGACGTGTGGCGGCGCGGGTGAGGTCCAGTCCGTGCAGCGTTCGTTCCTCGGCCAGGTCATGACGTCGCGCCCGTGCCCCACGTGCCGCGGCGCCGGCGAGACGATCCCCGATCCGTGCCACAAGTGCGGCGGCGACGGGCGCGTTCGTGCGCGCCGCGACATCTCCGTGAAGGTGCCCGCGGGCGTCAGCAACGGAATGCGGATCCGGCTCGCATCGCAGGGTGAGGTCGGTCCCGGAGGTGGCCACCCCGGCGATCTGTACGTCGAGGTGGTGGAGCAACAGCACGAGGTGTTCGTGCGCGACGGCGACGATCTGCACTGCACCATCCGGGTGCCGATGGTCGACGCGGCGCTCGGCACCACGGTGACGCTGGAGACCATCATCGACGGACCCACCGAGATCACCGTCGACCCGGGCACTCAGCCGGGATCCGTGTCGGTACTGCGCGGGCACGGCATGCCGAAGCTGCGGTCGGGTGTGCGCGGCGACGTGCACGCGCACCTCGAGGTGGTCATTCCGACTCGACTCGACGGCAAGCAGAGCAAGTTGCTGCAGGAGTTCAAGAACCACCGTGACCGGGACCATGCCGAGGTGGTCTCCACCGGCTCGCAGCACAGCGGCGGCCTGTTCTCCCGCCTGCGGGACGCCTTCAGTGGCCGCTGA
- the hrcA gene encoding heat-inducible transcriptional repressor HrcA yields the protein MSSTDERRFEVLRAIVADYVSTQEPIGSKSLVERHNLGVSSATVRNDMAALEAEGYITQPYTSSGRVPTDKGYRQFVDRIAEVKPLSPAERRAILEFLESGVDLDDVLRRGVRLLAQLTRQVAVVQYPSLSASSVRHLEVVALTPARLLLVLITDSGRVDQRIVELGDVIDDENLFRLRALLGGALEGKRLAAASIAVSELAEDAPLELRDAVVRSATVLVETLVEHPEDRLVLGGTANLTRNAADFSTQSGLPGSLRSVLEALEEQVVVLKLLAATQDAGRVTVQIGEETQVEQMRGTSVISTGYGAAGTVFGGVGVLGPTRMDYPGTIASVAAVARYIGEVLAER from the coding sequence GTGTCCAGTACGGACGAACGACGTTTCGAGGTGCTCCGGGCGATCGTTGCCGACTACGTCTCGACGCAGGAGCCGATCGGGTCGAAATCGCTGGTGGAACGGCATAATCTCGGTGTTTCCAGCGCGACGGTACGCAACGACATGGCCGCCCTCGAGGCCGAAGGCTACATTACCCAGCCCTACACCAGTTCCGGGCGAGTCCCGACGGACAAGGGTTACCGGCAGTTCGTCGACCGGATCGCCGAGGTCAAGCCGCTGTCTCCGGCGGAGCGCCGTGCCATCCTCGAGTTCCTCGAATCCGGTGTGGACCTCGACGACGTCCTCCGTCGCGGGGTGCGGCTACTCGCGCAGCTCACGCGGCAGGTCGCCGTCGTGCAGTACCCGTCACTGTCGGCGTCGTCGGTGCGGCACCTCGAGGTGGTCGCGCTCACGCCTGCGCGTTTGCTGCTCGTGCTCATCACCGATTCCGGTCGGGTCGATCAGCGCATCGTCGAGCTCGGTGACGTGATCGACGACGAGAATCTGTTCCGGCTGCGCGCCCTGCTCGGCGGCGCGCTCGAGGGCAAGCGACTCGCGGCCGCGTCCATTGCGGTATCCGAGCTGGCCGAGGACGCGCCACTCGAACTGCGCGACGCCGTCGTCCGCTCGGCGACGGTTCTGGTCGAGACACTCGTCGAACATCCCGAGGACCGGCTGGTCCTGGGCGGCACGGCGAACCTCACCCGCAACGCCGCGGACTTCTCGACTCAGTCGGGATTGCCCGGCTCCCTGCGTTCGGTGCTCGAAGCGCTGGAGGAACAGGTGGTGGTGCTCAAGCTGCTCGCCGCGACGCAGGATGCGGGACGGGTAACCGTCCAGATCGGCGAGGAGACACAGGTTGAGCAGATGCGAGGCACCTCGGTGATATCCACCGGCTACGGTGCGGCGGGCACCGTGTTCGGCGGAGTAGGGGTCCTCGGCCCCACCCGAATGGACTACCCGGGAACAATTGCCTCGGTGGCCGCCGTTGCCAGGTACATCGGCGAGGTACTCGCCGAGCGCTGA
- a CDS encoding type II toxin-antitoxin system VapB family antitoxin — MIFKGVRDSKPYPDHDLRLRDWAQIPPRQVRLDEIVTTTKVLELDRLLSEDSTFYGDLFPHAVLWRGTIYLEDGVHHAVRSALRNRVVLHARVYDFDAAIPGS, encoded by the coding sequence ATGATTTTCAAAGGAGTCCGGGACAGCAAGCCGTATCCCGACCACGATCTGAGGCTGCGGGACTGGGCGCAGATTCCTCCGCGGCAGGTTCGCTTGGACGAGATCGTCACCACCACGAAGGTGCTCGAACTCGATCGCCTCCTGTCGGAGGACTCCACCTTCTACGGCGATCTGTTCCCACACGCGGTGCTGTGGCGAGGCACCATCTACCTCGAGGACGGCGTCCACCACGCCGTCCGCTCCGCACTGCGCAACCGGGTGGTGCTGCACGCCCGCGTCTACGACTTCGACGCGGCGATCCCAGGCAGCTGA
- the hemW gene encoding radical SAM family heme chaperone HemW, whose translation MGSLIDGAQPRLELPASALDGVGTRPFGIYVHVPFCATRCGYCDFNTYTAGELGTSASPQSWLEALKRELGRAAEITGAPPADTVFIGGGTPSLLGGDGLAEVLGAVRGSFGLAVGAEVTTESNPESTSPEFFSTLRDAGYTRISLGMQSAAPHVLKILDRTHTPGRAVAAAQEARGAGFDHVNLDLIYGTPGETDADLDASLDAVLGAGVDHVSAYALIVEDGTALARKVRRGELPAPDDDVLASRYERIDARLADAGLHWYEVSNWASADDAHGASAATGDSRCRHNLGYWDGGDWWGAGPGAHSHVGGVRWWNVKHPARYAEQLTAGDLPVGGIETLSSEDIHVERVMLTVRLRAGLPLEDLREHERAAAERVVADGLAVVENDHLVLTDRGRLLADAVVRDILA comes from the coding sequence ATTGGATCGCTGATCGACGGCGCGCAGCCGCGTCTGGAACTTCCCGCGTCGGCCCTGGACGGGGTGGGAACGCGTCCGTTCGGGATCTACGTCCACGTCCCGTTCTGCGCGACGCGGTGTGGCTACTGCGATTTCAACACTTACACCGCGGGTGAACTCGGCACTTCGGCGTCGCCGCAGTCGTGGCTCGAAGCGCTGAAACGAGAATTGGGGCGGGCTGCCGAGATCACCGGTGCGCCCCCAGCGGATACCGTGTTCATCGGAGGGGGCACGCCTTCACTGCTCGGCGGTGACGGGCTGGCGGAGGTTCTCGGCGCGGTCCGCGGCAGCTTCGGTCTGGCCGTCGGCGCGGAGGTGACCACCGAGTCCAACCCGGAGTCGACGTCGCCGGAGTTCTTCTCGACGCTGCGGGACGCCGGATATACCCGGATCTCGCTGGGCATGCAGTCCGCGGCACCGCACGTACTGAAGATCCTCGACCGCACCCACACGCCCGGCCGCGCGGTTGCGGCAGCCCAGGAGGCGCGCGGAGCCGGATTCGACCACGTCAACCTCGATCTCATCTACGGCACCCCAGGCGAGACGGATGCCGACCTGGACGCCTCGCTCGACGCGGTGCTCGGAGCTGGCGTCGATCACGTGTCCGCGTACGCATTGATCGTCGAGGACGGCACCGCGCTGGCGCGAAAGGTCCGACGCGGTGAGCTGCCCGCGCCCGATGACGATGTGCTGGCCTCGCGGTACGAGCGCATCGACGCGCGCCTCGCAGACGCGGGATTGCACTGGTACGAGGTGTCGAACTGGGCGTCCGCCGACGATGCGCACGGGGCGAGCGCAGCGACGGGGGATTCACGCTGCCGCCACAACCTGGGCTACTGGGACGGCGGCGATTGGTGGGGTGCCGGGCCCGGCGCACACAGCCACGTCGGTGGGGTGCGCTGGTGGAACGTCAAACACCCGGCCCGGTACGCGGAACAGTTGACGGCCGGCGACCTGCCCGTGGGCGGTATCGAAACCCTCAGCAGCGAGGACATCCACGTCGAGCGGGTGATGTTGACCGTGCGGCTACGGGCAGGCCTTCCGCTCGAGGACCTGCGCGAGCACGAGCGCGCCGCCGCCGAGCGGGTGGTCGCGGACGGATTGGCGGTGGTCGAGAACGATCACCTGGTACTCACCGACCGGGGGAGACTGCTCGCCGACGCGGTGGTGCGGGACATCCTCGCCTGA
- a CDS encoding nitrite/sulfite reductase, producing the protein MTSSPDADTAASPAPRARTARPTKTRAEGQWALGYREPLNANEQTKKDDNPLNVRARIENIYSKQGFASIDKSDLRGRMRWWGLYTQREEGYDGTFTGDENLDLLEAEYFMMRVRCDAGALSVAQLRTIGEISTEFARDTADLSDRENVQYHWIEIENVPEIWQRLEAVGLKTTEACGDCPRVVLGSPLAGESFDEVLDPTPAIDEIVRRYIGDPEYSNLPRKFKTAISGQQDVVHEINDVAFIGVNHPEHGPGLDLWVGGGLSTNPMLAQRVGVWVPLDEVPDVWEGVVSIFRDYGYRRLRTKARLKFLIKDWGIPKFREVLEQEYLKRPLLDGPAPEQPTRPIDHVGVQRLRNGLNAVGVAPIAGRVSGTKLAAVADAAERAGSDRIRFTPYQKLIVLDVADDKLEQLIGELDELGLPARPSHWRKNLMACSGIEFCKLSFAETRRRSQVLVPELEDRLADINAQLDVPITININGCPNSCARSQIADIGFKGQLVDDGDGNQVEGFQVHLGGSLGFDSAFGRKLRQHKVTSTELGDYIDRVVRNFVKHRYEGERFAQWAVRADEGDLR; encoded by the coding sequence ATGACGTCGAGTCCCGACGCCGACACCGCCGCGAGCCCGGCACCCCGGGCCCGCACGGCTCGCCCCACGAAGACCCGCGCCGAGGGCCAGTGGGCGCTCGGCTATCGCGAGCCACTCAACGCCAATGAGCAGACCAAGAAGGACGACAACCCACTCAACGTCCGGGCGCGCATCGAGAACATCTACTCGAAACAGGGATTCGCGAGCATCGACAAGAGCGACCTGCGCGGCCGGATGCGCTGGTGGGGCCTGTACACGCAGCGCGAGGAGGGCTACGACGGTACCTTCACCGGCGACGAGAACCTCGACCTGCTCGAGGCCGAGTACTTCATGATGCGAGTGCGATGCGACGCCGGCGCCCTGAGCGTCGCGCAGTTGCGCACGATCGGCGAAATCTCGACAGAGTTCGCCCGAGACACTGCCGACCTGTCGGACCGCGAGAACGTTCAATACCACTGGATCGAGATCGAGAACGTCCCCGAGATCTGGCAACGCCTCGAGGCCGTCGGACTCAAGACCACCGAGGCCTGCGGCGACTGCCCGCGCGTCGTGCTGGGCTCACCGCTGGCCGGCGAGTCGTTCGACGAGGTTCTCGACCCGACACCCGCGATCGACGAGATCGTCCGCCGTTACATCGGCGACCCCGAGTACTCGAACCTCCCGCGCAAGTTCAAGACTGCGATCTCCGGTCAGCAGGACGTGGTGCACGAGATCAACGACGTCGCCTTCATCGGAGTCAACCACCCCGAGCACGGCCCGGGCCTGGACCTGTGGGTCGGCGGCGGCCTGTCGACAAACCCGATGCTGGCGCAGCGCGTCGGCGTGTGGGTACCGCTCGACGAGGTGCCGGATGTGTGGGAGGGCGTCGTCTCGATCTTCCGCGACTACGGCTACCGCCGCCTGCGCACCAAGGCGCGCCTGAAATTCCTGATCAAGGACTGGGGTATCCCGAAGTTCAGGGAAGTCCTCGAACAGGAATACCTGAAACGTCCCCTACTCGACGGACCAGCGCCGGAGCAGCCCACGCGCCCCATCGATCACGTAGGTGTGCAGCGGCTTCGTAACGGGCTCAACGCCGTCGGCGTCGCACCGATCGCCGGCCGTGTGTCCGGCACCAAGCTCGCGGCGGTCGCGGATGCCGCCGAGCGTGCGGGCTCGGACCGGATCAGGTTCACGCCCTACCAGAAGCTGATCGTCCTCGACGTCGCCGACGACAAGCTCGAGCAGCTGATCGGTGAACTCGACGAGTTGGGCCTGCCGGCGCGGCCGTCACACTGGCGCAAAAACCTGATGGCCTGCTCGGGCATCGAGTTCTGCAAGCTCTCGTTCGCCGAGACCCGCAGGCGGTCGCAGGTGCTGGTGCCGGAACTCGAGGACCGTCTCGCCGACATCAACGCGCAGCTGGACGTCCCGATCACCATCAACATCAACGGCTGCCCCAACTCGTGCGCGCGCTCGCAGATCGCGGACATCGGGTTCAAGGGACAACTGGTGGACGACGGCGACGGCAACCAGGTCGAGGGCTTCCAGGTGCATCTCGGCGGCAGCCTCGGATTCGACAGCGCATTCGGCCGAAAACTGCGGCAGCACAAGGTGACCAGCACCGAGCTCGGTGACTACATCGACCGAGTCGTGCGCAATTTCGTGAAGCACCGCTATGAGGGCGAACGGTTTGCCCAGTGGGCGGTCCGGGCAGACGAGGGGGACTTGCGATGA
- a CDS encoding phosphoadenylyl-sulfate reductase yields the protein MTVDVQTASEAELRRIATQGAADLDGASAVELLRWTEETFGTATGAAAGERDGYIVASNMQDGVLVHLAAQVHESGPLPVLFLDTGYHFAETIGTRDAVEQVYGVNVINAQAAASVAEQDAAEGKDLFAREPNRCCALRKVAPLKATLQNYRAWVTGIRRVEAPTRANAPLISFDEAFGLVKINPIAAWSDDDMQAYIDEHSILVNPLVDEGYPSIGCAPCTVKPLPGADPRSGRWAGSAKTECGLHAS from the coding sequence ATGACGGTAGATGTCCAGACAGCGTCCGAAGCCGAGCTCCGCAGAATCGCCACGCAGGGGGCGGCGGATCTGGACGGTGCGTCGGCAGTCGAATTGCTCCGCTGGACCGAGGAGACGTTCGGGACCGCCACGGGTGCCGCGGCGGGCGAGCGTGACGGTTACATCGTCGCGTCGAACATGCAGGACGGGGTGCTCGTTCATCTTGCCGCACAGGTCCATGAATCGGGTCCTCTGCCAGTGCTTTTCCTCGACACCGGCTACCACTTCGCCGAGACGATCGGCACCCGCGACGCAGTGGAGCAGGTCTACGGTGTCAACGTCATCAATGCGCAGGCCGCGGCCAGTGTCGCCGAGCAGGATGCAGCCGAGGGCAAGGACTTGTTCGCCCGCGAACCCAACCGCTGCTGCGCGCTGCGCAAGGTGGCCCCGTTGAAGGCGACGCTGCAGAACTACCGGGCGTGGGTCACCGGCATCCGCCGGGTCGAGGCCCCCACCCGGGCGAACGCACCATTGATCTCGTTCGACGAGGCGTTCGGACTGGTGAAGATCAATCCCATCGCCGCGTGGTCGGACGACGACATGCAGGCGTACATCGACGAGCACTCGATCCTGGTGAATCCACTTGTCGACGAGGGATATCCGTCCATCGGGTGCGCTCCGTGCACCGTCAAACCTCTCCCCGGCGCCGATCCGCGCAGCGGTCGGTGGGCCGGTTCGGCCAAGACAGAATGCGGGTTGCACGCCTCATGA
- the cysD gene encoding sulfate adenylyltransferase subunit CysD, translating to MTIDISLPEPRLQLDGTKFDTLDALESEAIHIFREVAGEFERPVILFSGGKDSTVLLHLAIKAFWPAPLPFALLHVDTGHNLQEVLDFRDHVVAKYNLRLHVAKVEDYLADGRLTERPDGIRNPLQTVPLLDAIAENRFDAVFGGARRDEERARAKERIFSLRNAFGQWDPKKQRPELWNLYNGRHSPGEQVRVFPLSNFTELDIWRYIARDNVELASIYYAHQRPVYQRDGMWMTPGVWGGPTEGEELQTLSVRYRTVGDGSTTGAVLSDAADNEAILAEVAASRLTERGATRGDDRVSEAAMEDRKREGYF from the coding sequence ATGACAATCGACATCTCACTCCCCGAGCCACGGCTTCAGCTGGACGGCACCAAGTTCGACACCCTCGATGCTCTCGAGTCCGAGGCCATCCACATCTTCCGTGAGGTGGCCGGCGAGTTCGAGCGACCCGTGATCCTGTTCTCAGGCGGCAAGGACTCGACGGTGCTGCTGCACCTCGCCATCAAGGCGTTCTGGCCCGCACCGCTGCCGTTCGCGTTGCTGCACGTCGACACCGGCCACAACCTGCAGGAGGTGCTGGACTTCCGCGATCACGTCGTCGCGAAGTACAACCTGCGCCTGCACGTGGCCAAGGTCGAGGACTACCTCGCCGACGGCCGTCTCACCGAGCGCCCGGACGGGATCCGCAACCCGTTGCAGACCGTGCCGCTGCTCGACGCGATCGCCGAGAATCGCTTCGACGCCGTGTTCGGCGGTGCCCGCCGCGATGAGGAGCGAGCCCGCGCGAAGGAGCGGATCTTCTCACTGCGCAACGCCTTCGGGCAGTGGGACCCGAAGAAGCAGCGCCCCGAGTTGTGGAACCTCTACAACGGCCGACACTCCCCCGGCGAGCAGGTCCGCGTATTCCCGCTCAGCAACTTCACCGAACTCGACATCTGGCGCTACATCGCCCGCGACAACGTCGAACTGGCCAGCATCTACTACGCCCACCAGCGCCCGGTCTACCAGCGTGACGGCATGTGGATGACTCCGGGTGTATGGGGCGGGCCGACCGAAGGCGAAGAGCTGCAGACGCTCTCGGTGCGCTACCGCACCGTCGGCGACGGCTCCACGACGGGCGCGGTGCTCTCCGACGCTGCCGACAACGAGGCGATTCTCGCCGAGGTCGCGGCATCGCGACTGACCGAGCGCGGCGCCACCCGTGGCGACGACCGAGTTTCCGAAGCGGCCATGGAAGACCGCAAGCGAGAGGGCTACTTCTGA